The Gammaproteobacteria bacterium genome window below encodes:
- the groL gene encoding chaperonin GroEL (60 kDa chaperone family; promotes refolding of misfolded polypeptides especially under stressful conditions; forms two stacked rings of heptamers to form a barrel-shaped 14mer; ends can be capped by GroES; misfolded proteins enter the barrel where they are refolded when GroES binds) yields the protein MAAKDLRFGDDARHRMFAGVNALANAVRVTLGPKGRNVVLDKSFGAPTVTKDGVSVAKEVELEDKFENMGAQMVKEVASQTSDEAGDGTTTATVLAQSILREGLKAVAAGMNPMDLKRGVEQATHKVVAGLHDLSKPCTDDKSIAQVGTISANSDEEIGRIIAEAMDKVGKEGVITVEDGSALENELDVVEGMQFDRGYLSPYFINNQQNQNVELDDPYILLHDKKISNIRDMLPLLESVARSGKPLLVIAEDVEGEALATLVVNNIRGIVKVAAVKAPGFGDRRKAMLQDIAILTGGTVISEEVGLSLEKASLEDLGSAKKVQLTKDDSTIIDGAGRPDEIKGRVEQVNAQIADTSSDYDREKLQERVAKLAGGVAVIKVGAATEIEMKEKKARVEDALHATRAAVEEGIVPGGGVALLRTLASLEGVSGANSDQKVGINILRRALEEPLRQIVNNAGEDGSVVLSKVVEGKGDFGYNAATGEYGSMIDMGILDPTKVTRTALQNAASIAGLLLTTEAMVAETPKEDSAPAMPDMGGMGGMGGMGGMM from the coding sequence ATGGCAGCTAAAGATTTAAGATTTGGAGATGATGCGCGGCACCGTATGTTTGCCGGCGTCAACGCGCTGGCTAACGCCGTGCGCGTAACCCTTGGCCCGAAGGGCCGCAACGTCGTTCTCGACAAAAGCTTCGGCGCGCCGACCGTCACAAAAGACGGTGTTTCGGTGGCGAAAGAAGTCGAACTCGAGGACAAGTTCGAGAACATGGGCGCCCAGATGGTGAAGGAAGTCGCTTCGCAGACCTCTGACGAGGCCGGCGACGGCACCACCACCGCTACGGTACTGGCCCAGTCGATCCTGCGCGAAGGCCTTAAGGCCGTTGCCGCGGGCATGAACCCGATGGACCTCAAGCGCGGCGTGGAGCAGGCTACCCATAAAGTGGTTGCCGGGCTGCACGATTTGTCGAAGCCCTGCACCGACGACAAATCGATTGCGCAGGTTGGCACGATCTCGGCTAACTCTGACGAAGAGATCGGCAGGATCATTGCTGAAGCGATGGATAAAGTTGGTAAAGAAGGCGTGATAACGGTCGAAGACGGTTCCGCGCTGGAAAACGAACTCGACGTCGTCGAAGGCATGCAGTTTGATCGTGGTTACCTGTCGCCTTACTTCATCAACAACCAGCAAAACCAGAATGTCGAACTGGATGATCCGTACATCCTCTTGCATGACAAGAAGATCTCGAACATCCGCGACATGCTGCCGCTGCTGGAAAGCGTGGCGCGTTCAGGCAAGCCGTTACTGGTTATCGCCGAAGACGTCGAAGGCGAAGCGCTGGCCACGTTGGTGGTCAACAACATCCGTGGCATCGTCAAGGTGGCAGCGGTCAAGGCTCCTGGCTTCGGCGATCGCCGTAAAGCCATGCTGCAGGACATCGCGATTCTGACCGGTGGCACCGTGATCTCCGAGGAAGTAGGTCTGAGCCTCGAAAAGGCTTCACTGGAAGATCTTGGCAGCGCCAAGAAAGTCCAGCTGACCAAGGACGACTCGACGATCATTGACGGCGCCGGCCGGCCTGACGAGATCAAGGGTCGGGTCGAGCAGGTGAACGCTCAGATCGCCGACACCAGTTCTGACTACGATCGCGAGAAACTCCAGGAGCGCGTTGCAAAACTCGCTGGTGGCGTGGCCGTGATCAAGGTTGGTGCCGCGACCGAGATCGAGATGAAGGAAAAGAAAGCCCGCGTCGAAGATGCGCTGCACGCAACCCGTGCCGCTGTCGAAGAAGGCATTGTCCCGGGCGGTGGTGTTGCGCTGTTGCGTACGCTGGCCTCTCTGGAAGGTGTGAGTGGCGCCAACAGCGATCAGAAGGTTGGTATCAACATTCTGCGTCGCGCGCTTGAGGAGCCACTGCGCCAGATCGTCAACAATGCTGGCGAAGACGGTTCAGTCGTGTTGTCAAAAGTAGTCGAAGGTAAAGGCGATTTTGGTTACAACGCCGCGACCGGCGAATACGGCAGCATGATCGATATGGGTATTCTCGATCCGACCAAAGTGACTCGTACAGCGCTGCAAAACGCTGCATCGATCGCGGGTCTGCTGCTCACCACCGAAGCTATGGTGGCAGAGACGCCGAAGGAAGATTCTGCACCTGCCATGCCCGACATGGGCGGCATGGGCGGAATGGGCGGCATGGGCGGCATGATGTAA
- a CDS encoding TolC family protein encodes MNALRSNARRCTLILPPVVFAMLLFLAGAAGAATVAIVIDGPTERPDTITPLIRREVADLLGSEFTVDFPADKQFVADWTLEGVRTTLQRALADPQVDVVVTLGLISSNEAAQIDRLPKPVIATVVPDATLQGFPLRDGASGRRNFTYISGLTGIDQEIATYHEVVGFRHLTVIADGVSIRSIPKLRSRIGQLSEYLDIEIAMVAAGSSVEQILAGLPAQTEAVFVAPLHRLPADGIERLAAGLVARKLPSLSMLGRSEVDAGLLMTIGGLPADDTRFARRIGLNLQRILLGEDAGRIEVGFRLGRRLVINMHTARAIGYLPRWAVLIDAERLYDEEVQAADVLTFADAMREAVVANLSYRVSEFDTLIAAEDVRSARAAWLPRLDLDLTRAQIDADRANPLLQSEKSTDARAAASQLVYSEQARSALAIAHQLEAASQAGHSATLLDTLQSASTAYLTLLRARALEAVRISNLEVTRTNLELARVRESIGASGRADVLRWETQIAGDRQQLLAAQAQRQQARTDLNRVLNRPQGKSLVPVRDGLEQALAVLGDPRFNQYVGNPVVWETFIAFSAAEAVSLSPELQQQQARVGAQQRDVLAARRAWYVPDVALSASTGNNLSRGGAGSDLTGLMLDDTSWTVALNASIPVFSGGALRARLSRAQHELARLQQQYAASAEAIEARMRAALYQVGGSYPAIELSQDAARAAGTNLELVTDSYSKGAVSVTDLIDAQDAALAAELAAAEAEYAFLIDYMEVLRARGSYDLVLEPQKVSPYYDSISDFFRERGVSPLGQ; translated from the coding sequence ATGAATGCCTTACGCAGCAATGCGCGGCGGTGCACTTTAATTCTGCCGCCCGTCGTGTTCGCGATGCTGTTGTTTCTTGCCGGTGCTGCCGGTGCTGCCACAGTGGCCATTGTTATTGACGGGCCGACCGAGCGGCCCGACACAATTACGCCTTTGATTCGACGCGAGGTCGCCGACCTCCTTGGCAGCGAGTTCACCGTTGATTTTCCCGCAGACAAGCAGTTCGTTGCGGACTGGACCCTGGAAGGCGTCCGCACGACGCTGCAGCGCGCGCTCGCTGATCCACAGGTTGACGTAGTAGTTACCCTGGGCCTGATTTCATCCAACGAGGCGGCACAGATTGACCGCCTGCCAAAGCCTGTTATTGCTACCGTGGTTCCCGATGCCACGCTGCAAGGGTTTCCTTTGCGTGATGGCGCCAGCGGGCGGCGCAATTTTACCTACATCTCCGGTCTCACCGGTATCGACCAGGAAATTGCGACCTATCACGAAGTCGTGGGGTTTCGTCATCTCACGGTAATTGCAGATGGCGTTTCGATTCGGTCGATACCCAAATTGCGCAGCCGCATCGGGCAGTTGTCGGAATATCTCGACATCGAGATTGCGATGGTAGCGGCCGGCAGTTCGGTTGAACAAATACTCGCGGGACTGCCCGCGCAAACTGAAGCCGTGTTCGTCGCGCCTCTGCACCGGCTGCCGGCCGATGGCATTGAGCGCCTGGCCGCAGGCCTGGTAGCGCGCAAGCTGCCGAGCCTGTCGATGCTCGGTCGCAGTGAGGTGGATGCCGGGCTGTTGATGACCATTGGCGGTTTGCCGGCCGATGACACGCGTTTCGCGCGGCGCATCGGCCTCAATCTGCAGCGCATTCTGTTGGGCGAAGATGCCGGGCGCATCGAAGTCGGGTTCCGGCTTGGGCGCCGGCTGGTTATCAACATGCATACGGCGCGCGCCATCGGCTATCTGCCGCGTTGGGCGGTGTTGATTGATGCCGAGAGGCTGTACGACGAGGAGGTGCAGGCGGCAGACGTACTGACTTTTGCTGACGCCATGCGCGAAGCGGTGGTCGCCAACCTGAGCTATCGCGTTTCCGAATTTGACACCTTGATCGCTGCCGAAGACGTCAGGTCCGCACGGGCGGCATGGTTGCCCCGGCTGGATCTGGATCTCACCCGCGCGCAAATCGATGCGGACCGGGCCAATCCCCTGCTGCAGTCCGAGAAAAGCACTGATGCCAGGGCGGCGGCCAGTCAGTTGGTCTATTCAGAGCAGGCGCGTTCGGCATTGGCGATTGCGCATCAACTCGAGGCCGCGTCACAGGCGGGCCACAGCGCGACACTACTGGATACCCTGCAATCCGCCTCGACAGCCTACCTTACGCTGCTGCGTGCGCGTGCACTTGAAGCAGTGCGTATTTCCAACCTCGAAGTTACCCGCACGAACCTGGAGCTGGCACGCGTTCGCGAATCCATCGGTGCTTCGGGCCGGGCAGATGTGCTGCGCTGGGAGACACAGATTGCCGGCGATCGGCAGCAGCTGCTGGCGGCACAGGCGCAGCGGCAGCAGGCCCGAACTGATCTGAATCGCGTGCTTAACAGGCCGCAGGGAAAATCGCTTGTGCCGGTGCGCGATGGTCTGGAGCAGGCGCTGGCGGTGCTGGGTGATCCGCGTTTCAACCAATATGTGGGTAATCCGGTGGTGTGGGAGACCTTTATAGCGTTCTCCGCCGCAGAGGCAGTGTCGCTGTCACCGGAGTTGCAGCAGCAGCAGGCGCGAGTCGGGGCGCAACAGCGCGACGTGCTGGCGGCACGACGCGCGTGGTATGTGCCGGATGTTGCATTGTCCGCGAGCACCGGCAACAACCTCAGCCGCGGTGGCGCCGGCTCCGACCTGACCGGCCTGATGCTCGATGACACGAGCTGGACGGTTGCACTTAATGCGTCGATACCGGTTTTCAGCGGTGGTGCGCTGCGCGCACGCCTGTCCCGCGCACAGCATGAGCTGGCACGGTTGCAGCAACAATACGCCGCGTCGGCAGAAGCGATAGAGGCGCGGATGCGTGCCGCGCTGTATCAGGTCGGCGGCTCTTACCCGGCGATTGAACTGTCACAGGATGCGGCCCGGGCTGCCGGCACCAACCTGGAGCTGGTTACCGATTCCTATTCGAAGGGTGCAGTGTCGGTTACCGATCTGATTGATGCGCAGGATGCAGCCCTGGCGGCAGAGCTCGCTGCGGCAGAGGCGGAGTACGCTTTTCTCATTGACTATATGGAAGTGTTGCGTGCACGTGGCAGCTATGACCTGGTGCTGGAGCCGCAGAAAGTTTCTCCGTACTACGACAGCATCAGTGATTTTTTCCGTGAACGCGGCGTCTCGCCGCTCGGCCAGTAA
- a CDS encoding efflux RND transporter periplasmic adaptor subunit, giving the protein MQKSPTLLIAALLVAGCAEPPPEVEPIVRPVRYARVSLQGAAENRVFSGTTQAALETDMSFKVAGTITGLPVEVGDIVAAGQQIATMDVKDYQVRVQEAQAGLAQARAELRNAESSYGRARSLYENRNISRGELDAARAAAESAQALLNAAGQQLQAARLQLSYTRISAPQECTVAAVYRKENENVSAGQPIMQLNCGDCSEISVTVPETIIDRVEQDSDVEIRLAAMPDARIAGKVIEVGVAAAGTAYSVTVVVTGDCPELRSGMAADVHFRLPIQGGERRIVVPPVSVGEDRMGNYAFVLEPVPDSDLYVARRRDVEVAGIFAEGLLVTSGLTAGELIATAGVRRITDGLEVRLLDSKGR; this is encoded by the coding sequence ATGCAGAAATCGCCAACCCTGTTGATTGCCGCACTGCTGGTTGCCGGCTGTGCCGAGCCACCACCGGAAGTGGAGCCGATTGTCAGACCGGTGCGCTACGCTCGCGTCAGCCTGCAGGGTGCAGCGGAAAACCGGGTTTTCTCCGGCACAACGCAGGCCGCGCTTGAGACCGACATGAGTTTCAAGGTCGCCGGCACGATTACCGGCCTGCCGGTCGAAGTTGGCGATATTGTCGCCGCCGGACAGCAGATTGCGACAATGGACGTGAAGGACTACCAGGTGCGTGTACAGGAGGCGCAGGCTGGTCTGGCGCAGGCGCGCGCGGAGTTGCGGAACGCGGAGAGTTCGTACGGGCGCGCCCGCAGTCTGTACGAAAATCGCAATATTTCACGCGGCGAGCTGGACGCCGCACGCGCTGCAGCCGAATCGGCGCAGGCGTTGCTCAACGCGGCCGGCCAGCAGCTGCAGGCCGCCAGGCTGCAGCTGTCGTACACGAGGATATCTGCGCCGCAGGAGTGCACAGTCGCTGCGGTATACCGCAAAGAGAATGAAAACGTCAGCGCCGGCCAGCCGATCATGCAGCTCAATTGCGGTGATTGCTCTGAAATATCCGTCACCGTGCCGGAAACTATTATCGACCGGGTGGAACAGGACAGTGACGTTGAGATCAGGCTGGCCGCGATGCCTGATGCGCGGATTGCGGGCAAGGTGATCGAAGTGGGTGTTGCTGCCGCCGGAACAGCGTACTCGGTAACTGTAGTGGTGACCGGAGATTGTCCTGAGCTGCGCTCGGGCATGGCAGCCGATGTTCACTTCCGGCTGCCCATCCAGGGCGGCGAACGGCGGATAGTTGTGCCGCCGGTTTCGGTCGGCGAGGACCGTATGGGCAACTATGCATTTGTGCTTGAACCTGTGCCAGATAGCGACCTTTATGTAGCGCGGCGTCGCGACGTCGAGGTAGCCGGGATCTTCGCCGAGGGTCTGCTTGTAACTTCAGGCCTGACCGCCGGCGAGTTGATCGCCACAGCGGGAGTGCGGCGCATTACCGACGGGCTTGAGGTGCGGTTGCTGGATAGCAAGGGTCGCTAG
- a CDS encoding efflux RND transporter permease subunit, protein MDVTRFAIEKKRVTIVALIAVFMAGVSAYQGMSRNEDPGFIVRTALVQTLFPGASPERVELLVTDKLEKMIQEMPELDFVNSSSRVGVSVIYVNIKESLTDMRPIWEKLRRKVESATADLPAGVIGPFVDDEFGDVFGTIISITGDGFESRELEKIAEEVRNELLLITDVAKVDIAGARDERVFVEYDNARLAEFGLSPAALQRILQEHNIVMPGGNVTTELEKIELEPSGNYETLDDLRRTVINVPGRSEVLRLQDLVSINRGYVDPPKTLVRATGEPSLMLAVSLREGGNVLTMGAAVSTVIDRARSIYPIGIEFGELQAQADIVARKISDFTGNVGQAIVIVVLVMLVFLGLRTGLIVASLIPMTIAAALFVMGLLDIGLDQMSLASLIIALGMLVDNAIVMSESIMVSMEEGKPAKQAAIEAAAELRLPLLIASLTTAAAFLPIFLAESATGEYTAPIFKVVSITLLCSWAIALTLIPLLCVAFMKVKPSDNNYDTRFYRAYRSVLTAMLQRPWVSMVVVALVFFGAMQLFALVPSIFFPENDRPTFTVELELPEGSPIQRTDAVVRATEQYMLGNLMADENQAGIEGWGAFIGSGAPRFVLPYRPEPTAPNYALMLVNTSALDAVAGIVTRVERYLLERFPDVNPTVRKLPLGAPAWPPVSIRISGSDTDTIFAIVDEVRARLRATAGARQVSDDWGARSKKVVVDIDDTRARLAGVSHQDIALSLQTFLTGLETTEFREGDKLIPVVMRSERSGLISARQIGALNVYSQTTGASVPLSQVADPRVVWQPAKIERRNRLQTVAVEALLDPGVTAADVTGAIQPWLEQQSATWPFGYSWEFGGEQETSGKANASIAAKLPIAGLIILLLLVGQFDSLRRPAIILITIPLGLIGVVIGLLVARSYFGFMTLLGVISLSGIVINNAIVLLDRIRIEIESGMAETAAVLQAAQQRLRPILLTTATTVGGMLPLWFGGGPMWEPMAITIIFGLAFATMLTLGVVPVLYCLFFGVKFADS, encoded by the coding sequence ATGGACGTCACCCGTTTTGCTATCGAGAAAAAGCGCGTCACTATCGTCGCGTTGATTGCCGTGTTCATGGCCGGTGTCAGTGCCTATCAGGGCATGTCTCGCAACGAAGATCCCGGATTCATCGTCCGTACTGCGCTGGTGCAGACGCTGTTTCCAGGTGCCAGCCCCGAGCGGGTCGAGCTGCTGGTTACCGACAAGCTGGAAAAAATGATCCAGGAGATGCCGGAACTCGATTTTGTAAACAGCTCGTCACGGGTTGGTGTTTCGGTCATATACGTCAATATCAAGGAAAGCCTGACAGACATGCGGCCGATCTGGGAGAAGCTGCGGCGCAAAGTGGAAAGCGCAACCGCCGACCTGCCCGCAGGAGTTATCGGCCCGTTTGTCGACGACGAATTCGGCGACGTGTTTGGCACGATTATTTCAATCACCGGTGACGGCTTTGAAAGCCGCGAGCTGGAAAAAATTGCCGAGGAAGTGCGCAACGAATTGTTGCTGATCACGGATGTGGCCAAAGTTGATATCGCCGGTGCTCGCGATGAGCGGGTATTTGTCGAATATGACAACGCGCGGCTGGCAGAATTTGGCCTGTCGCCGGCAGCACTGCAGCGCATCCTGCAGGAGCACAACATAGTAATGCCCGGCGGTAACGTCACCACGGAGCTGGAAAAGATCGAGCTGGAACCGTCCGGCAACTATGAAACGCTTGACGATCTGCGACGCACGGTAATCAATGTTCCGGGACGGTCCGAAGTCTTGCGATTGCAGGACCTGGTCAGTATCAATCGGGGCTATGTCGATCCACCAAAGACGCTGGTGCGGGCCACCGGTGAGCCCAGCCTGATGCTGGCGGTGTCGCTGCGCGAAGGTGGCAACGTGCTGACCATGGGCGCAGCCGTCAGCACGGTAATCGATCGGGCTCGCAGCATTTATCCGATCGGGATCGAGTTCGGGGAGCTGCAGGCGCAGGCGGATATCGTTGCGCGCAAGATTTCCGACTTTACCGGCAATGTAGGCCAGGCGATTGTCATAGTTGTGCTGGTGATGCTGGTATTCCTGGGCTTGCGTACCGGTCTGATTGTCGCCTCGCTTATTCCGATGACCATTGCCGCGGCACTGTTTGTCATGGGACTGCTGGATATCGGTCTCGACCAGATGTCGCTGGCTTCTCTGATTATTGCGCTGGGAATGCTGGTCGACAACGCAATTGTGATGTCGGAATCGATAATGGTATCGATGGAAGAAGGAAAGCCGGCAAAGCAAGCGGCAATCGAAGCCGCCGCGGAGTTGCGGTTGCCATTGCTGATCGCATCGTTGACCACCGCCGCGGCATTCCTGCCAATCTTTCTGGCTGAATCCGCGACCGGCGAATATACCGCGCCAATATTCAAGGTGGTGTCGATCACGCTGTTGTGCTCCTGGGCCATTGCGTTGACGCTGATACCGCTTCTGTGTGTCGCCTTTATGAAAGTAAAGCCCAGCGACAACAATTACGACACCAGGTTTTATCGAGCTTACCGGAGCGTGCTGACGGCCATGCTGCAACGTCCCTGGGTCAGTATGGTGGTAGTCGCTCTGGTGTTTTTCGGCGCGATGCAGCTGTTCGCCCTGGTGCCCAGCATTTTCTTTCCGGAAAATGACCGCCCGACCTTTACCGTGGAGCTTGAGTTACCCGAGGGCTCACCAATACAGCGCACCGATGCGGTGGTCCGGGCCACGGAGCAATACATGCTGGGCAACCTGATGGCTGATGAGAATCAGGCCGGCATCGAAGGGTGGGGGGCGTTCATAGGATCCGGTGCGCCACGTTTCGTGCTGCCGTACCGGCCGGAACCGACTGCGCCAAATTACGCGTTGATGCTGGTAAATACGTCAGCACTAGATGCGGTAGCCGGCATTGTTACCAGGGTAGAGCGTTACCTGCTGGAGCGTTTTCCCGATGTCAATCCGACGGTACGCAAGCTGCCGCTGGGCGCACCAGCCTGGCCGCCCGTTTCGATACGCATTTCCGGTTCCGATACCGATACGATTTTTGCCATTGTCGATGAGGTCAGGGCCAGGCTGCGCGCAACAGCGGGCGCCAGACAGGTTAGCGACGATTGGGGTGCGCGCTCGAAAAAAGTGGTTGTCGATATCGACGACACACGTGCACGGCTGGCCGGTGTCAGTCACCAGGATATTGCCCTGTCGCTGCAGACCTTTCTCACCGGGCTGGAAACAACAGAGTTTCGTGAGGGCGACAAGCTGATACCGGTGGTCATGCGGTCTGAACGCAGCGGGCTGATCAGTGCGCGACAGATCGGTGCGCTCAATGTGTATTCCCAGACGACGGGCGCCAGCGTACCGCTGTCTCAGGTGGCCGATCCACGCGTGGTCTGGCAGCCGGCGAAGATCGAACGGCGCAACAGGCTGCAAACCGTAGCGGTCGAGGCACTGCTGGATCCCGGGGTCACAGCTGCTGACGTCACCGGTGCGATACAACCCTGGCTGGAGCAGCAGTCGGCAACCTGGCCGTTTGGCTATTCCTGGGAGTTCGGTGGCGAACAAGAAACGTCCGGCAAGGCCAACGCCTCAATTGCGGCGAAGCTGCCAATTGCCGGCCTGATTATTCTCCTGCTGCTGGTTGGTCAGTTTGATTCGCTGCGACGCCCGGCAATCATCCTCATTACCATTCCGCTGGGATTGATAGGCGTCGTTATCGGTTTGCTTGTGGCGAGGTCCTACTTCGGGTTTATGACGCTGCTGGGCGTAATTTCGCTATCGGGGATCGTCATCAACAACGCAATCGTGTTGCTGGACCGGATCAGGATAGAAATCGAGAGCGGGATGGCCGAAACAGCTGCCGTGTTGCAGGCAGCCCAGCAACGCTTGCGCCCGATACTGCTGACTACTGCGACGACGGTCGGCGGCATGCTGCCGCTTTGGTTCGGCGGCGGGCCGATGTGGGAACCAATGGCGATCACCATAATTTTCGGGCTGGCTTTTGCGACGATGCTGACGCTGGGCGTCGTGCCAGTCCTTTACTGCCTGTTCTTCGGGGTGAAGTTCGCGGATAGCTGA
- a CDS encoding cyclic nucleotide-binding domain-containing protein produces MSDNRQQIQQSEADRQAALGISLFSGLTDEDVTQIMNIAEVCDLRAGDMLIKKGEENDCLYFLLSGRLGVFSSLPVSNASHVYDILPGEVVGEISVLSQVPRSANVCATRDCRLGKLARDDFMRVAESYPKLLLNLATQISDRLAFANAAHTPKRISRIKAVVSLVAEDDLAYWVDVMQRESRRHGYTAEVVPPRTDRLSSPELAGYDRYDMTFLVCRDPESRWSRTCMRQADELDILVPPQPDPAQYRLLEDLGTSLRGRRITLFRVHEASTANTEADDRLNKTFGSANVWNLRSGDAAHERRLGRIQCNRTLGIVFSGGGAKGCAYIGAIRALRDMHFEFDYVGGCSIGAVFSGSVLEEYDDAYIEATSRKAFLSRNPLGDWTVPLVSISRGNRLTSMLRMTFGDRLFEQCWIKGFCVATNLSKGRIERIDQGRLRLAIRASISLPALAPPVERNGDILIDGGLLNNFPVDEMKKMGADHVLALNLGGQSEWRASFNGLDPEAPLLRRWRSLHDQEQIPTIGPVLVRSMMLGNNANFEKMRAAADVLIDIDATEYGLLEFGAMDALIKLGEGKVRQGDVYSQLQDLKEHLRLPH; encoded by the coding sequence AGTGACAACAGACAGCAAATACAGCAATCCGAGGCTGACCGGCAGGCAGCCCTCGGCATCTCGCTTTTTTCCGGTCTGACGGATGAAGACGTTACGCAGATCATGAATATCGCCGAGGTGTGCGATCTGCGTGCCGGAGACATGCTGATAAAAAAGGGTGAAGAGAACGATTGTCTCTATTTCCTGCTGAGCGGACGCCTCGGTGTATTCAGCAGCCTTCCGGTGAGTAACGCCAGCCACGTTTACGACATCCTTCCCGGAGAAGTTGTCGGCGAGATCAGTGTTCTATCGCAGGTGCCCCGCTCCGCCAATGTCTGCGCTACCCGAGACTGCCGGCTCGGCAAGCTGGCGCGTGACGATTTTATGCGCGTCGCCGAATCGTATCCAAAACTGCTGCTCAACCTGGCAACGCAAATATCTGATCGGCTGGCCTTCGCAAACGCCGCACACACGCCCAAACGGATCAGCCGGATCAAAGCGGTCGTCTCACTGGTCGCGGAAGACGACCTGGCCTACTGGGTCGATGTGATGCAGCGTGAGAGCCGTCGCCACGGCTATACCGCCGAAGTCGTACCACCGCGGACGGATCGGCTCTCCAGCCCGGAGCTGGCCGGATACGACCGCTACGATATGACTTTCCTGGTCTGCCGCGACCCTGAGTCCCGCTGGAGCCGTACTTGCATGCGCCAGGCAGACGAGCTCGACATACTTGTGCCGCCGCAACCCGACCCGGCACAGTACCGCTTGCTCGAAGACCTCGGCACCAGCCTGCGCGGTCGGCGCATTACGCTGTTTCGCGTGCATGAAGCCAGCACCGCCAACACCGAGGCCGACGACCGGCTGAACAAAACCTTCGGCAGCGCCAACGTCTGGAATCTGCGCAGCGGTGATGCCGCGCACGAGCGGCGTCTCGGCAGAATCCAGTGCAACAGAACCCTGGGGATCGTGTTCTCCGGCGGCGGCGCCAAGGGCTGCGCGTACATCGGTGCGATACGGGCCCTGCGTGACATGCACTTCGAATTTGACTACGTGGGCGGGTGCAGCATTGGCGCTGTGTTTTCCGGCTCCGTACTGGAAGAGTACGACGACGCCTACATCGAGGCGACGTCGCGAAAAGCATTCCTGTCCAGGAATCCGCTGGGTGACTGGACAGTGCCGCTCGTTTCGATCTCGCGCGGAAATCGGCTCACCAGCATGCTGCGCATGACTTTCGGTGACCGGCTTTTCGAGCAATGCTGGATCAAGGGATTCTGTGTCGCTACCAACCTGAGCAAGGGCCGCATCGAACGCATCGACCAGGGACGCCTGCGCCTGGCCATCAGGGCGAGCATCTCACTTCCCGCCCTGGCCCCTCCGGTTGAGCGTAATGGCGACATACTCATCGATGGCGGGTTGCTTAATAATTTCCCGGTCGATGAAATGAAGAAGATGGGGGCCGATCATGTGCTGGCCCTGAACCTCGGCGGCCAGAGCGAATGGCGGGCCAGCTTCAACGGCCTCGATCCGGAAGCACCGCTGCTGCGGCGCTGGCGCAGCCTCCACGACCAGGAGCAAATCCCGACTATCGGACCGGTGCTGGTACGCTCCATGATGCTCGGTAACAACGCCAATTTTGAAAAGATGCGCGCCGCGGCGGACGTCCTTATCGATATTGACGCAACGGAGTATGGACTGCTGGAATTTGGCGCCATGGACGCGCTAATAAAACTGGGCGAAGGGAAAGTGCGCCAGGGCGACGTCTACTCACAGCTGCAGGACCTCAAAGAGCACCTGCGTCTGCCACACTAA